A section of the Pseudophryne corroboree isolate aPseCor3 chromosome 11, aPseCor3.hap2, whole genome shotgun sequence genome encodes:
- the PHLDA2 gene encoding pleckstrin homology-like domain family A member 2: MKMQVSEVIMEGELEKRSDNLLQFWRKKLCVLTKDSLSMFADGQKKTKRKELKFQSIKKLDCVERTGKYIYFTIVTTDNKEIDFRCPDDSCWNAAITMALIDFQNKTAIQHFRSRQNSERRVAPCV; the protein is encoded by the coding sequence ATGAAGATGCAGGTCTCAGAGGTGATCATGGAAGGTGAGCTGGAGAAGAGAAGTGACAACCTGCTGCAGTTCTGGAGGAAGAAGCTCTGTGTGCTGACCAAGGACAGCCTCAGCATGTTTGCTGATGGCCAGAAGAAGACCAAGCGCAAGGAGCTGAAGTTCCAGTCCATCAAGAAGCTGGACTGTGTGGAGAGGACAGGCAAATACATCTACTTCACCATTGTCACCACGGACAACAAGGAGATAGATTTCCGCTGCCCGGATGACAGCTGCTGGAACGCTGCCATCACCATGGCCCTGATAGACTTCCAGAACAAGACGGCCATTCAGCACTTCAGGTCTCGCCAGAACAGTGAGAGGCGGGTGGCCCCATGTGTGTGA